CTTCCGGCACGGCGCGGCCGGCGCCCGCGGCTTCCTCGGCGCCGGCGGGCACGTTGCGGCCGCCTGCTTCAGCTCGCTCCCCGCGCCCGTCGGCGTCCGGCAGCACTGCTCCTCCCACGCGCCTGCCTGCTGGtctgctcctcctgctgccgctcctgCTCCGCCGGCCGCTCCTGCGGCGACGTCTCCGCGCGGGGCAAGCGGCGAGCGGCACGGGGAGAAGGCCGGCGCCGGCTTGTAGAACTCGGGCGACGCCGACATGGTTGGTCTCGAATCTCGATGCCGGCCGGCGGCACCTACTCTTGTGCCTGTGAGAGGGAAGGAAGAAGGAAGAGGGGGCTTCTTGGGTTGGTGGTGCGTGGCGTATGGTGGCGGCGCGTGCGGGGTAGTGGAGGGAACGAgggagctcggggaggaggggaGGTTGCTTGGGGCACTTTGTTGCTGATGCGATGCGAGGTGGGTTTAGCTGGGGATATGCTCCGGTTTTGGGAGAAAGGGCCCGCCTTTGTAGCCGCACTTTTGTACTGGGCGCGTGTCCTTTTGTGCCCACCACGGCTAGTTCGATTTCGTTTTTGCGTTTAGGTCCTTGTACTACTGTTTCTCTTCTCTTTGTACTACTATAGTTTAGTTGTACTAGTACATACAGATACAGGTGGTGGTGCGGCTAGGATAGGACTACCGGCAGTGGAGCCTTTGTTGGCCGTATTTGACCTAAACTCCGCTTCACTTTTACCTCATCTTATCCTAAGCAAcccaaactactccctctgtctcataatagAGGAGTGTTTTTTAACACTACACTTTCAACCGTCTAACTAAAGTCTGCACTCTCCCTCTTTCATAACGCATAACGTCTTACACATAGACATTAAGTCAtacatattttttccttttttttccgaAAAGGCATACATATTTTCTAACGAGGAAAACATATCCTACCATCCGGTGGTTTTACCTTCATGTCATATATACCCCTCCGTACTATCATATggtaatatatactccctccgttccttaaagggtgtatagtttttgggaaaattttataagttttgggcgagattacacctaactaattgacatgagaaaatagaggagcttgcctaatataaggaaatgtaatcaattcCCTAAAAACATTATCCAGACGAGTGGTacaacgcaatacaccttatatttcggatttttttctcaaaaatctatataccttatatcaaggaacggagggagtattactttaTTCATTtaagtatgttcatatactatatctaagatcaaAGCAAACTATATGAAAAAAACTACACGTGAGTCCataattttttgcattttttaaatTTATATTTATacgtataaaaaaataaaaaagtataTACAACCTAAAAAGCATATATACTAGCTACTATGCGTGCATACTCTCTGGTTTGATAGATACTGCATACAACATTCAAAACTCATGTGAGTGTAACAACCATCAGGTGATAGAAAACATTTGTCCTTTTCGAAATAATACTTCTCAGTTTGGGAaaatttgtttttgccactctaactTTTGCCAATTTTACTTATGCCATTCtaaatttgacatttcacttttgccattaTAGCTTTTGATAATGTATCACAACTGCCATTTCGTGACAAAAGCCAAAAgtattatttttttacttttgaCACTATTAGCAtttgacaatgtatcacaattgccactccaattatttttgcttttgccacggaatgtCAATTGTGATACACTGTCAcaatctaagagtggcaaaagttaaATGTCAAATTTGAGAGTGGCATAAGTAAAATTAGCAAAATCTAGAGTGGTAGAAACAAAATTTCCCCTTTCAGTTTTGATATTAAAAATATAGAAAGATTCTTGAAAACATGTCAGTTAAGTTAGTTATCTTAGAAGTCATCATCACATTAAATAACAATTTTGTGAGCGAATCTCATGAATTGTGTTAGTATCAATTCCACAACAAAAAAAAAATGGATAAATCTACTACTACTCATTCCTTTTCAAAATGTTACTCATTGTAGAAATTGCATTGGTCAACCTTTACATGTTTGATTATCAATCCAGAAGAGTTGTCAACATTGAAAACATCAAACTTACAATATTGCAATGTATAACTATTTTTAATAGATGATCAAAGCAGACCGTATAAATATCCCAAAAAACAAGCATTTCAAACACAGAGGGAGTAGTGTTGTGTTGGAATAGTGTGAAGAAATCTAAGAAAGAGTATCACCCATTGTGCACTTGACGCTTTGCCAGATTCTAATTTTGAACAAATTGTAGTAGATAGTTGCCCTATCTTTGAACCTAGCACGGGCCATGCCTCGAAATGTAATTGCCAATCTGCCCCGAGGAGGTCCAAGTGGCGATAGCTGAAGCCGCCTTTCGCAAAGCTCAAACTCTTAGGCAAGAGGATTAGAATTTTGATACAATTTGGTTTGAGGGGGATGGTGTCGGCCCCGCAAACCTAGAAAGCTCATAAATGGCAAACTTGGTACTTGTGTCACATTAGTGGGTTGATgccaactttttattgttccaatcTTAAACTCATCAACTTTATGCCATTTGAGGAAACAACGATGCCTAAGAAAACGAGTTGTGCAGTGTAAAAGGTCCACTTATTAATGTCGTGGAACAATTCCTGGCTACGTAGCACTTCATCACAACACATATCAGGTGATTATCAAGATATTTTCTATTAACTAGGATGTCATCAAAGTAAAGAACAACAACTTGGTGTCGCCTTAGTGCCAATTGTTTGTGATGTACTTGATTTTCATTTTGACCGGAAAGAAAAAATGGGGTTACATCGACAAAGGACGGTGTTtggattgctagaacatttatttgcggtgaacatgcaactataggagtgtcgtgttaaaatgtggaattatttagggtttgtttgcttttttatacattaatcgaGTTTACTAGGCatataatatgcataattcaaatctgaaccg
The sequence above is a segment of the Triticum dicoccoides isolate Atlit2015 ecotype Zavitan chromosome 1A, WEW_v2.0, whole genome shotgun sequence genome. Coding sequences within it:
- the LOC119274751 gene encoding cyclin-dependent protein kinase inhibitor SMR1-like, with translation MSASPEFYKPAPAFSPCRSPLAPRGDVAAGAAGGAGAAAGGADQQAGAWEEQCCRTPTGAGSELKQAAATCPPAPRKPRAPAAPCRKRLFEVEVFSLRLDELERLFWRPHAPPPPPEKKAKLKRRRVAPPSASPSPGPSKS